The Marivirga salinae DNA window AAATTTACGTTTATAGTAAAAGTTGTATCTACGGTACAACCTGCACCACCAATCATTTGTAAGCTTACTTCTTTTTCTCCTGGGCTATCAAATTCTACAGTCCAACTATCGGTACCATCAAAATTGAAAGTACCACCAGCTTGTTCTGTCCAATCAAAATTAGTTACTTCAGCAGCATTGCCTAAATAAGCAATTTCAAAACTTTGATTTTCACAAACACTTTCTGGAACATCCAAATCACCTAATTGTGGTAAATATCCAACATTTAATGTTTGGGTATCAATCGCTTGGCATCCGTTAGGCGATTGCACTGTAAGCTCGATGGTTTTAGTTCCTGAGGTTGGCCAATAAACTGTCCAAATTCCAGCTCCATTATAATTATCTACAATAGCACCATTCCAAATCCAGGAATATGAATTGTTAGCATCATAAATTGATGTTAAATCTACAGTTACTGGTTCGGTAGTACAAATAGTTCCTAAGTTAGGAATATTGGAAATTGGAGCTGGCAACACTGTAACATCTTCAGAAAACAAGATCTCACAATTACCATTCGAAATCTCCGCTTCAATAGTATAAGTTGCTGAAGTTCCTGTAACAGGAAAAGTAATTTCTATGTCTCTATCGTTACCGGATACCTGAGTATAAGTTACTCCGGTTGGCATTGTCCAGCTTACGGTATTAGATGCATTTCCCATATAGGTGAAATTAGCTGTAGCATTATCACAAATTTGGGTCTCCGTATCCATATCATCAGACGGAATTGGAAATATTTCTATGTCTTGAGTGACGGTAGAATCACATCCATTGATTGAATAGGTAGCCGAAATGGTTTTAGTACCAATAGAAGACCATGCAACATTCCAAACTTCAGGATCAGCTGTAGCAGCTTCAACTCCATCTGTACCAAAATCATAGCCATCTAAAGTTGCTCCTGCTATATCACTATCAAATGTAACCGACACTGTTTCGTCCATACAAGCTTCTGTAGGAGCTGTAATTTCAGGAACTGGCATAGGTGAAATTTCTATGGTAAAGTCTCTAATGACTGTACATCCATTTTTATTAATCTCTAGTGTTATAGTTTTGGTAGTATTTGCAGCGTCATAAGTATCCCAAGTGACGTCATATACCTCATCGCCTAAAGGATCTACATTATCAGCATCTTCAAATGTCCAATTAAAAGTGGTTCCAGCATCATTGGTATCTCCCGATCCTTCATAAACAAATCTGGCTGCTTGCCCTGCACAGGCAAATGCCGGATAAGATACAGCCGTAGTAGCAGGCTCTAATACGTCAATCGTATAAGTTTCTGTAGTTATACAACCATTATTATCTATTGATACTACAACATTTTTGGTGCCTGCTGAGTCCCATTCTAGTTCGAAATCAGTATTAGCATCATTTATACTTACCTGAGTACCTCCATCAAAATCCCAAGTAAAATCTCCACCTGCATCATTGCCAGTAAAAACAAATGACGTAGTTTCAGTAACACAAATTGAAGTATTGGGGTCAAAATCAATGACCGGTTTTTCAGCAATTTCAATTGTTTGAGTTAGTTCAGTGCTAGTACATCCATTTTCTGTAACTTGTAATTTAACAGTTTTAGTACCAAAAGAGCTCCACTGAACATTATAAGCTTCTTGACCACCAGTGGTTATTGGCGTTGCAGAACCATCAACTCCCCAATCCCAAGTAAATTCCAATTCAGGCGAGTTTAAGTTCAAATTAGCAGTACCCGTATAAAGCACCACTACATCTTCATCTGTACAAGCCCCTGCAGGTAAATCAAAGTCAGCTGTTGGCGTTTTACCTACATTGATATAAAAAGTAGTGTCTGTATCACAGCCATTTTGGCTAATATTTAAAGTAATCTCTTTGGAACCTAAACTAAGGCTATCCCAAGTCACATCAAATTCTCGATCTGTTGTTATTACATTTGAAACAGTTCCACCATCTAAAGACCAAACTAAGTCAGCAGAGGCATCTGCTGTTCCTATATATTCAAAGGTTGCGGGCTGTCCTGCACAAATATCAGTAGGGAAATCCACCTCTGTGGTTGGAACTGGAAGTACTTCAATAAAAAAGGTAGAATCATTTATACATCCGCCTTCATCAATTGATAAAATAATAGTCTTTGTTCCGGGATTATCCCACACTACTTCAGCATTAATATTATCTCCAGAATTTACTCCATCACCAAAATCCCAAGTAATATTGGCAATTGATGTATCTGCATTACCCAAATAATCAATGTTTACTGGATTAGTAGCACAAACACTATCAGGGGCGCTATAATCGAGGGTAGGTCTTCGAGTAATGTCAATGGTGACAGAATCGACTACCAAACAGTTTCCTTCTTCAATTTCGTAGCGAATGGTTTTGGTTCCTAAACTATCCCAACTAACATCAAAATTTCTACCTGGATCATTAATATTTTCAACGGTTCCTCCATCCCAATCCCAAGTAAATATTGCAGAATCTGTAGCATTCCCCGTGTATTCAATGTTTACATTTTGAAATTCACAGGCAGATGCCGGCAAATTGACACCTGGCGTGGGCACATTATTGACGGTAATTTGAATGGTGGTATCGGCTATACACCCATATTCATTCTCAATTTCTAAATTCAAATCGAAAACACCATTTGCATCATAAATAACGGAGTAGTCTTTAGTGTCTGCTCCTGTTTCAGATGAGGTGGAACCAGTAGTAGACCAAAAATACTCAATCATTCCTCCGGCTGGATCTTCAGATGCAGAAAAGGTTGCTAGATCTCCTTCACAAAGCTCTGTTGGCCCTACTATTCCCATCTCAGGATTGGGGAAACCTGTGATGACGATGGTGTCAGCTATATCAAAGCATTGTCTTTCACAGGGCGAAACCGCAACACCTTGCACCCAAAGGGTGTCTGATGCTTGGAAGATGGTATAGGTTAAATTTTCATTTTCTGTAGTATCTCCTGTACTCCAGACGTAGAAAGAACGATCTCCACCTGCTGCGGTTAATGTAATATCCTCTCCTATACATCCCTCAGTAGCAGAAGCCTGAATTTCTATATCATTACCTGCTATTGCTGCTAAATTCAATGATTCTATGGAGGTTGCATCTAAAACCTCATCAAAATAACGAATATAATCTATTGTAATATCAGCTACTGGATTGTCACTTAAACTACTAGAAGGTACAAAATATGATGTTTGATTTTGAAGGTTAAATTCATTGTCACCCTCAACTCTAAATTGTTCCTCACCATTTAAATAGACAACAATTTCATTATTATCGTAACTTATCGCAAGATTTATCCACTCCGTTGGAAAATCATTTGGATAATCAGGAGAAACTAAATCAGTTCCACATGCTTCCTCAGTTCCATTAGAACCTTGACCGGTGTAGTAACAAATATACCCATCAGGGTTAATAAATATTCCAGCTTTATTCTGATTAGAGAAATTCATAATAAAAACCCTTCCCTCATCATTATCGGCAGGAATATCGTCAACTTTAAAAAGTAATTCTACAGTATAATTATCTATAGAGGTCAAACTTCCGTTATCTACATCTAATCCTTGACCGGAAGTCATTTGATAGTGCTTATTATTATTATTTAAGCAAAGCTCTTCAGCATCAATAAAAGTAGCGGTGTCACTAGGTGGATTTGGCTCTAATGGATTAATCCCTGTCAGTCCATTATCGTTTTCAAGATCATTTACGAAATTGTAGCAGGCAGCAGGAACCAATACAGAATCCGGATGGAACTGAGCCAATGTAAGAAAAGGACTCAGAAGAAAGCCTAAGAGTATGAATGTCGATATTTTGTTAACCTTACTTACCACTTTACTATAAACAATTGTTTTTACAAGATGTATAATATGATTCCTTCGATAAACATATGTTTCCTTTATACCGCTATTGTTTTCCATAGAATACATCTTTATCATTTATATAAAGCTATAGATTAAGTTCTGCTAAAGAAATTGATTAACACATATAAACTGACGATGTAAGCTTCATTAATTATATTAAATATAATGATTTTTGAATAAAACCAATAATTACTTTGACTTTTCATACAAGCCTATCCATTCTTGGGGGCTCATTTTTTTGCATAACTCTCCTATTAACGTAAATGGTATGTTTTTTGGATTTTTAAATCTGATGCAGCTTTTGCCCATGTCTAACTTGGTTGACACTGTTTTTTGGTATTCATTTTTAAACCATTCCAATAATTCACTGTCAGAATAAATACCCATGTGGTATAGCGCTATATTATTCTTTTGTGATGCAATGCTGATAAAAGGAAGAGGTAAATCAGGATTAACGTGATAACCGCTAGGATATAAAGAATGAGGTACTACATATCCTATCATTCCATATGACATTTCTTCTTCAAATCCTTTCGGTAAATTATCTAGAATTGTCTTTCTAAATTTTTGAATGATAGGTTTTCTCTCTACAGGAATTGCTTCTATATATTCTTGGACAGTCTTTACATTAAATTGCATCTTTATTTTTTTAATTAAAATCTATAACCCTCTAAAAACTTCCCTCTCATTATACCAATAAACAGTCAATCTTCCAATTTCAGGATTCCAGATTTTCTGAAGAATTATATAATTAAACTCAGTTTAAACATTACAATGAAATAGTAGAGACGTATTTTACCTTATATAATTGACAACAGAAATACTGATTTAAAAAACTAATTGCACTAAAAAAGGGTAAGATTACTCCTACCCCTTAAAAACTCAGGTTAAAATTAAAACTGCTATGAATTTTATTCTCCAGCTCTTCCGCTAATGGTTTGTCCGTAAAACACCGCATTCATTAGCAATCGATTAGTTCCATACCAAAATGCTCTAAAATTAGTATTATCAGTAAATGAAATAACTTTCCCTCTGCCAACTCTACTTACCGTAACAGCTGAAGTTCCTTTTAATTTTTCTACATTTTCTTCTGAAATATAGCCATTCAATAATGGAGATTGCGTATATCTTAATGGATTAGCGTATTGGTTTTTAGATTTCTCCATAAACAAGGTACTGTTTCTAAATATAGGCATTCTCTCTTTTTCCAATCCATAAGTAAGCGGGTAACTTAAATCTAGTTCTACTTCAAAGATTGCCCCACCAATTACTTGCGCACCTCTATTGTTGCCCAAATCTTCGTAAGCTTCATAACCTGTGGTGTCAGGCTTACTTTCCACAAATTTCACCTTAGTCATTTTCTGATCTGATAGCCATTTAGCAGCAGATTTATAGGCTATTATAGTTCCGCCAGCTTGTGTCCACTCCTGTAATTTGTTTTTTTGACTGCCAATACTTCCATAGCCCCATCCATTTGGCATAATTAATACATTATATCGACTTAAATCTGCTCTTCTAAAATCATTCACATCTATTTTAGTAATAGGCATTTCATAATGCTGATCCATTAAAAACCAAATCTCCCCTGCATCATAAGGACTGATCCCATCACCCACTAACATGGCAATTTTTGGCTGATTAATTGATTCAAAAGAAGGACTTCCTAAGTTGATTCCGTTTGTATTTCCACTTTCTAATGAATAAATATTCACTCCAGAATTTTTAATTGCTTCTTCCAATGTTTGGTAAATCTGAATTGGAGACTGGTCTTGTTGCTTGACAGGAATTAGGATTGAACCGGTTGCCAAAGTGGCACCATCTTTTAAAATAATTTCTTTGGTATTCACTTTTGTTCTTAAACCAGCTTTTTGAATTTTATATAAGGCTTTTGGAGCATAGAAATCCTGCCATTCCAAAATATAAGCATATTCACTTTTACCTCCTTTAATATTCCCTTCTGGTCGATTTGCAGGATCAAATTTCTCTCCCAATAAACTTGAGTTAAATGTTCTTTTATCAAGGCTTTTATAATCCAGATTAAATGCCATTCCCATATTGAAAGCAGAAACATCATAGAATAAGCTATCTTTAAAGCTAGTTCTCACATCAAAAATGGCTTTGATTAAACGGCTTTGGTATTGCTTGGTAGGGATGATATAACTATTAGCTGCATCATAACCATTAGTGTTTCTAGCTAATTTATGGATTTCAATTTCATGTCTGTCCAGCATTTCCGCAAATCGAAACAATTTGGAAGCATCGTGATCAGAAACTACCCAAGCCTGCTCATTGGCTTCAGAAGCCATCTCCACAGAATTTTTGTAGAAGTCTCTTTGGAAACCGAGCAATTCTGCTCTCATTTCATAGCCCGCTTGAAGCGTACTTAAAGATGCTGTAAACTGATTTTTAATCGTAAATGGAAATTTTAAAATGCCATTTACACTTTCTTGTGCATGACCCCTTGAGCTCGCTTGCTCAAATAAAATCCCAATTGCACCTTGCACATCAGGGAAAGTGGAGCCTTTTCCATAATAGAAATCATCAAAACTTTCTTTACTATAATAAAGAGAACCAATTCTATCTAAAAACTCTGCATGATATTGCCCAATTTGTCCTGTCAAGTCTTGATTCTTTTGAGGTGTAATCGGATGCGTTCTTTCAGGAATACCAGGCTGGAAAAAGAAGGTACTATTGGTTCCCATTTCATGGTGATCGGTTAAAATATTAGGTTTCCATGCATGAAACTGTGCAATTCTGTTTCTTGATTCCACTAATTGAGTGGGCAACCAATCTCGATTCATATCAAACCAATAATGATTAGTTCTTCCACCTGGCCAAACCTCATTAAATTCTCTGTCATTAGGATCCGTCACCAAATGCTCACTTTTGTGCATATTGGCCCAAGTGGCAAATCGGTTCAAGCCATCAGGGTTAAAAGCTGGATCTAATAAAACCACTACATTTTTGAGTTTATCTTCAATATCTTGCCCTTTAGCCGCTGCTAAATAATAAGCTGTCAACATAGAAGCGTTACTACCGCTAGGTTCATTGCCATGAATAGAAAAACCCATCATAATTACCGATGGCATTTTAGTAATATCCAAATTTGAAGACAAGCCAGGATCAGTTAATTGCTTATGTTCCTCCTTGATTTTATCAATATCTGCATGATTATCAGGATGTGTAATTGTAAGCAATAATTGTGGTCTATCTTCATAAGTCTTACCTGTTTCTATAATGGTAATTCTGTCTGAAGCATCTGCTAATGCTTCCATATAATATACCAGCTTATCGTGAGTAACATGCCATTCTCCAACTTGATGACCGATAACACTTTCTGGAGTTGGAATAGAAGAATCATATTCCAAGCTATCAGGTAAAAAATAGGATAGGTCTTTTTGTGCTAAGGCATTTAAAGAATTGAAACCGCAAAGCAGTAAAATTATTATATAATGTTTTTTCATAATGATATCATATTTAAAAAATCAAATTACAAAAGATATAGAAAGAACACCAGCAGCTATTTTTAAGTGGTGAATATTATGTTTAAAAAATTGTTCTTCATTTAATGTAAAATAAATGTTAAATTGATATAAGGAATTGATTACCAGAATTTAACACTAAATAAATTATGTATTAATAATGTGAGTTTATTTTTAAAGTTAAAACTGAAGAAATGAAGAAAATTTTACTAAAATTTTATGGAACGATTGTGCTAATGATGCTTTTTGTGCAGTTAGCATGGTCACAAGGAACGACCAGTGCAATTATTACAGGAAAAGTTTCCGATAATAATGGTGAAGCAGTTCCTGGAGCAAATGTAATCGCAACACATACTCCATCTGGTGCGCAGTATGGAG harbors:
- a CDS encoding DUF1801 domain-containing protein codes for the protein MQFNVKTVQEYIEAIPVERKPIIQKFRKTILDNLPKGFEEEMSYGMIGYVVPHSLYPSGYHVNPDLPLPFISIASQKNNIALYHMGIYSDSELLEWFKNEYQKTVSTKLDMGKSCIRFKNPKNIPFTLIGELCKKMSPQEWIGLYEKSK
- a CDS encoding M14 family metallopeptidase, whose protein sequence is MKKHYIIILLLCGFNSLNALAQKDLSYFLPDSLEYDSSIPTPESVIGHQVGEWHVTHDKLVYYMEALADASDRITIIETGKTYEDRPQLLLTITHPDNHADIDKIKEEHKQLTDPGLSSNLDITKMPSVIMMGFSIHGNEPSGSNASMLTAYYLAAAKGQDIEDKLKNVVVLLDPAFNPDGLNRFATWANMHKSEHLVTDPNDREFNEVWPGGRTNHYWFDMNRDWLPTQLVESRNRIAQFHAWKPNILTDHHEMGTNSTFFFQPGIPERTHPITPQKNQDLTGQIGQYHAEFLDRIGSLYYSKESFDDFYYGKGSTFPDVQGAIGILFEQASSRGHAQESVNGILKFPFTIKNQFTASLSTLQAGYEMRAELLGFQRDFYKNSVEMASEANEQAWVVSDHDASKLFRFAEMLDRHEIEIHKLARNTNGYDAANSYIIPTKQYQSRLIKAIFDVRTSFKDSLFYDVSAFNMGMAFNLDYKSLDKRTFNSSLLGEKFDPANRPEGNIKGGKSEYAYILEWQDFYAPKALYKIQKAGLRTKVNTKEIILKDGATLATGSILIPVKQQDQSPIQIYQTLEEAIKNSGVNIYSLESGNTNGINLGSPSFESINQPKIAMLVGDGISPYDAGEIWFLMDQHYEMPITKIDVNDFRRADLSRYNVLIMPNGWGYGSIGSQKNKLQEWTQAGGTIIAYKSAAKWLSDQKMTKVKFVESKPDTTGYEAYEDLGNNRGAQVIGGAIFEVELDLSYPLTYGLEKERMPIFRNSTLFMEKSKNQYANPLRYTQSPLLNGYISEENVEKLKGTSAVTVSRVGRGKVISFTDNTNFRAFWYGTNRLLMNAVFYGQTISGRAGE